The Nomia melanderi isolate GNS246 chromosome 3, iyNomMela1, whole genome shotgun sequence genomic interval CAGATATTAAAGGTTTGCTCACATACCTCGGAGAAAAAATTTATGCCGGATACATGTGTATTTGGTGCAATGATACTGGTAAGTTGTTACTCCTCCAATAAATTAGGGTGTATCTTTTCTTAGTGACATATATTATCattatgttttaaaaattaacagGGAAAAGTTTTCAAAGCGCAGAAGCTGCCAGGTCACATATGGTGGATAAAGGGCATTGCAAAATGCTGCACGAAGGAGATGCACTTGCAGAATATGCAGAATTCTATGATTATTCATCTAGCTACCCTGATGCAGAGAATGGCGATCCAGATGCAGAAATTGAAATACCTGAGCTAGACGACAGTGACTATCAACTGGTCTTGCCATCTGGGAATGTTATTGGTCACAGGTCCCTGATGAGATACTATAAACAAAACTTAAACCCGAATAGAGCAGTCGCGGTACCCAAGAATGAAAAATTACGGAAAATACTATCGCAATATAGAGCTCTTGGATGGAAGGAAACACAAAAAGAGATTGTTGTTAAGAAGGCCAGGGATATAAAATACATGCAAAGAATACAGGCTAAATATTCTACACAATTGCAGTTCAAGGCGAACAAACTGCAAAGATACTTTAGACCCCAAGTAAACTTCTAGGCATTTCTAGAACATGTATAAATACTGTTGCAAGACTGCATTCCTTTTAAACCTTAGAATTTTTATGCATAACAAGTTGTTAGGCGTGCTTATTGCGttacatatttatacatttattggtGAAATAAACTTGTacttatttaattgaaatatgcaCTTTAATACTTGTTAGCTACGACTCTTGAAATGAGTTACAAGCTCAAGGCATATTACTATTGAAATCAGTCTCATTAAATTCAGTAACAGTTTTCGCTACGACTTATCCCAGTGTAATCGCGTTCTAGAGACAAAAGGATGTAAACATAATGAGAGCCATCGGTCATTATaaactgtaatatttatttggCGGATATTCTTACAAAAtaacttgtaatatattttcgtaACACGTGATATCAACAAAAATATTCCTTGTCACTTTTTAGTTTTATACTCATAATGGACCCGTTATCCAGTAATTCCTGAAACCATGAGTTAAATCACCGTCTTTGATGAATCGTTGCACACGGTGGCCCGGAAGCCTCCGGGGACCGTGTTCTCCCACGACGGCTGTAAAAAAATTCGTACACGAAATTCCGAAATACCTACGAGACTCCGTGCACTGTACGTATACGATatactttcaatttttccatCGGCGAACTGCAAGGATGTACTCGAAGACAACAAATTCGTCAAATGAGAACATTTGACACGCGGTTCTCGTTTCTGTCGATTTTCACGGCATGCAAACacagaaaattgatttcgtGGATCACTGTCGTTTTGCGGACGAGAGCAGCCGACCCCGCGCAGTTCGTTCTCAACGAACAGAACGCGGAACCAAAGTTCAGCGAACGAAACTCTAAAGATAGATCATCCTCTTACTGTTTCGTTTCTCCTTCACtgcttcgtttttctttttttttcctgatttttttctttttcttcttttgcgTGAAACAACAGATCGCTCGAAACATTGAGAAAGGGAGGGGCAGGGTGCGCCGGTGCCTCGAATTCCTAATATTCTCTACGCGAGACACGCGGTCCCGCCCTGCATCGTTAGATATATTTCTGGAGAACTGTGTCTTTTAAGACGAACATGCATTAGAGAGCTGTTATTGTCGCGTAACGATACACATAGTATTACTCTACTGTTCCTTCGTAAAATTTCTCTGCTCATCGAAGGTGTCTCGAATAACGTTGAACATTtccgtttcgtttttttttgttttcttttgttgtttttccTTCTATTCGTCTGTTTGCCTGGTTTAATTTAGTATCTTTACCATCAGCTTCAGAGCTTGATGGGGTGGAGCTGGTCTGATCCAATCGTCAAGCTCGGCGTAAGGGATCTCCGCTTCCACCTGGAAACCGTGTTTCAAGCACACCTTTTGGGAGAACATCCCGGTCGCGTCCGCCTTGAACACCTGCAAACACGTTGGCAAATTGAGGACTCTGAGCCGGGGTGCGCTCGGCGCTCGCAAACATTTACATACACTTCGAATTACATCGCGTGCAAAAGTACCTCCCGAGAAAGCAACGGGTGCATCGCGATTACGTCTTGGTAAACGAACATTCATCCCATGCATTACAATCGAAGAACATGCTGAAACAAAAATAGAATGTGTGAAACTCCGGGGACCAGGGAGATCGAAACCAGTCGAGTTCCGCCGTTTCTTTTCTGGAGTACTCGATCCTCATTTTGGCCCGAAGTTCTCCGTAACACGGTTTTCCGTGTTAAACGCAACTTTCGATGGGAAACTTGCGCCGTGTGACAACACCAACATCGAATTATTGGAAATTACTGCTGAAATACGGGGGTGGATGCCGTAAAATTAGAATACGGTGGCAGTGAGGCATGGTAAAGGTCACGGGGCATCGTTTTAGGGTGGCAAGTCACATTTCAGTGAACCTAAACGCATGCAACGGACATTTACACACATAGTTAACGATGGAACATCTTTGAGAATTATCACGGCAACTGGGCTTTTGCCGCACGCGTTACCTTGTAGCCAGCCTTTCTCGCGGTCTCTATACTGTCCGCCATCAGAATGTTCGCCAGACCCTTCCCGCGGAAGTTCTCGTCAACGCTGAGAATGCGACACTCGAACAACTCGCTGACATTGTACTTGGCGAATAGGTCGACCTTCTCGTTGACCTTGTAGAGAAGCCCgaaaatgattttgaatttcTCGTCACTTAGTTCGGCGAGCCGACGTTCAGCTTCCTCGCGCTCTCCCTCCTTCAAGATACCATTCAAAGCCATGCCTGCTATCTAATGGGACAATTCGCATGTTCGACAATAAAGGAAGGCACAACTAGTCTCTTAAAACTTAAACTTAAAACTTAAAACTAGTCTCTTAAAACTTTtcgaaatatacatttattcaattatattcagggggcaattaaataattcgaataattaatcaatttgcaAATATAGGCATTGAATGTCTAATATCATTAGAATGATAGTGAATGTAAACtggataaaaaaattaatgagatTCCGAGTTATTGTGAAATAAAGTTTAGGGTGGATCGCTACCCCACGTGCGGCTTATTGTTAGTACTACGAACGAGGGTGTCTTGTGATGAGTTAATCTTCAAGGTCCGCGGTAAAATGTTTTACCTGTTGATTGGGAAGCACGTAGGGACGATAGAGGCGGGGAATAGTGCGcgggaaatgaaaaagaaaattcaaggaCGGTGTTTCCTTTCTTCGATTCGACTTACCGTCCCATCCTGATCCACTAGCATCCTCGAGTATCCCTGCTTTAAAGTAAGCAGGCAATGTCTCTCGAGCTCGTACTGGCTTTCCCCTTTATTGCAAAGTCCCACTGCATGGTTCAGCGGCTCGTCGGAGAAAAAGTTCCATCTTAAGTGGTGGATTGCCTCATCGAAGCGATTTTCTGGGACTTCGACGACCGTTAAATGATCGGACGACATCTTTGGGGTGGTCACGGCACGAATTTTCCGCGCACTGAAAGGATTTTCCACGCGCGCACCACCCTTAGTAGGGAGAGGCTCATATGGGAAAAGGTCCATATATTGATTGACCCAGTTCAAGAAATTTACCGGCTACAATGATTATGTATCGCCCTTAATTATTCTTAACGCGCGTGTCAGAAAGCATCTATAGTCACTAGCAGGAACTTTTGGTATGCTGATAACAGCACTGGCTGTTAAATAGATCATTcggtatttaatataatttcttcacATATGTATTTACCTTTCTTTTTCATGTTTGAAATAGGTATAGTATATGGTGCGAGACTAAGAGGACAGTGTAGGGGGGAGAATATAGACGCAGGTGTAAATGTATATGTAcacgtttattatttataatttttactaaattatttgattctatAACCATTTATAATACCTGTCGCGAAGCGTTCACGTTCCGTGATTtccttattaatatattaacaacGCGAACAGTTTGAATGTGCTTAGACACAATGGGGAGTTTAACAAACCACGTAACATGTAGTCCACAGCAAATATTAACATCTTTCAATTATAACACAGTAATCAAGCCTAGGATATAttacattgtaattaataaatgttaactGTGCTGTAGAGGCCATCGTTATCTGTCATAGTTTGATAACATAAAATGTTTTTGTGGAACATTAATCACAATCTCTCGTGTAATTCAGATGTACTCTGAAATTAGTATTGTCAGAGGATCTTCGTGTAGGGGGTAAAGTGTGTTCTCATGCTTCGCTAGATTCACGCTTTATACATTCATTCAGATtcaaaatatactttttttttaatacttcagTTTGTGAAAACAAGCTATGTACAGTTTTTAGAACAAAATATCATCATCTCCTTCATCAAGCATATTTGGAGCTTCCATATCATTGCCAGATGCCAACATTTCAGCCCTAGCTGCTTCAAGCtggaaaagaatttaaaaaatttattaacacttataaacaaatttagtgTTGATTAACATTTATAACTAAAACTGTTACCTTGGATTTTGCTTGTTTCTTTTTATCCTGAATTTTCTTTAACCGATAAAACTCTTCTCTTTCTAATTCATCCAGCTCAGAAATGATGTAAGCAAGAGTTCTTTCAATTCTTGGAATGATAACGTGTTCAATAGCATTAACACGACGATTCGTGATTTTAATAACCTCGTCCAAGGTCACAAAACTTGTCTGAAGAGATGCTAATTCTACTAATAGCTTGACCGCTCTTTGATAATTCTTTTTCAACTTGGCTAACTGTTGACCACCTCTGGCCAATCCTGCTAATTCATAAGTATCTGTGCCATCTTGATATGATTCAAATACTGGAAGATTAACACCAGCCACATTATCTTTCTTAGAACGAATTTTAATTTGTGCTTTTGTCACATTCTGTAGCACTACTTGATTGAAATCTCCAGTTGTAAATTTTGCTTCGGCCAAGGAGAAAGCTGCCTCTTTCATTACTTCTCCCATAAGTGTTTTTGTCTGAATAAAAAAAgtggtaaaaataaatattatactacaAAAGTTAAGCAAATGGAAACACCAATAACACAGGATATACCTCAATAATTTTACCCAAAATCAATCTGAAACGCATTTGCAATGCGTCAGCTTTCTTCTTTAATAAACCATGACCTTTCTGTGCTCCCTGCAGCCGGgatttcattaacatttgtGCCCTGTAAGAAACACACACAAATTAAGACCCAGTTccaatttattcatatttatataataactcAAGGAAAGACATATATAGAATGTGTAAAAAACTGTGATAGTTTAATGAAGATTATCAAATATCACTGTCATAATTcgtaataatatgataatacgACGATAATATAATCATGTACTTAGAAATGAAGTTTTGATGTTTAAAACTCAATGAGATAGGGTTACACCCATCTAACGATGAGACGATCGGAGCTACTTCGACgcaaaaatcaaaattcacaTGGAGTAAATGAAAAGTGTACTCAATGAAGGAAAGAAGAGGATTTAAGCAATATATAAGTGAAATACTTACCCCCGAGAAGGGAAAATCGGAAGTTTATCTTTTCCAGACATTGCTATGAGAACTATCAAGCAGACAGGAATGAGATTGATCAGCTGACTCGCGGGACCGGAAGTGTCAAGGTAAATACAATTGCGCGTGACAAGCGCGAGATTTAAAAGAATAAGCTTTTGTCAATACTTCACCCTTGAAAATAGTCTATTGACTTTTTGACAATCGGTAgtgcaattaaaataatttctttgttattttacATGTATAAAATGATTTCATGAGTACAATGGcgcaaataaaaaacaaaatatttaaaaaattgatactgTACATCTAGTTATGTAACTAAATTCCGAATATatcataaaactaaatacactatttaacattaatttcataaatgaataataaacagtGAATGTGATGATCAAATAATTTGTAATGgcagaaaagaagaaagtttCTTTTACGTTTCAAGAAATGAAAGCCTCTCTtatagaacaattaaaaaaagaaaatcgttGTTTCTTCGTTAGAGACAACAAATTGACAAATACATTTAGGATAGACGTGTGTGCTGTCAATCCACATAGTGCGCGTAGAAGTTGCTTGTGCCCAGGAATAATAAGAAAAGCCTGTGAAGATATCTTGATTAAAATGAATGTGAATAGTGTGTAAAAATAAGTTTGTATGCATTAATTATAaggtataaaatagaaattgcaTGTAATAGCAAAAAAAATCTTATAGGTACCTACATATAgatattctttttaatgaatTGCCTTCAATTTGGAAGAGAAAATGATTCACGTACCAGATGTTCCTGAAGACTCTATTCTTAATAAGGCAATTCAAGAGGCTACTAGTATTTTACTTAAACCATACACACCTCTAATATTATCTGAACGTAATTCACCtccaattatttataaaagtagaTATACTCAAGGATGGACATTACATTCACAAGATTTTTTACTGAGAATGTCTACAGTTGcatggaatattttaaatgtttttaacacATTTCAAAAACAGATCAGAAATCAAACTATGGAAGAAGAAAAtactttaaacaataaaatataagtatattatacttttataatgcGGCTTCTACTGCTCATGTGAATTGACAGCTTGAATAAcaaggaaaatgaatatttaagatcattgtaattaatataagtatttttaataaaactgtacaaaaatacTTTAAACAACAATTTATAACAAAGATGTCTGCCCAGGTTTTAGTACCTGTCttacattcatatttattcTAGCCTCGGAAATATAAGTTTCTGCTTTGTTCCAATCATCAGGGTGCCATTGATATTGCTTCTTATTTTCACTTCTTTCTTCTTGGACCCATGGTGTAGTAGTTGCTGATAAAATTTTTGGGACCCCATGGTACCTCAAACGTGATTCTCCAGACATTACTATTATGTCTCCACTTCTTAAAAGTATAGCATTAGCTGGATCATCCTGCTTGTGTCctccaattaaaaatattgcagTTTGACCGAAACTTATAGAAAACAAAGGTGCATTACTGTTCACTTCAGAATGATCAGTATGACCTGCTAGAGTTGAATTCAtcctataataattaataattgctgcTTCTGCTTTGAAGTCCATAAAATGTAAAGTGTTTGCTAAAACTGAAGTCAATAATGATAATTCATTAGGCATTTCTGTTTTAGATGCTTCAGAATATAATTTAGTGTCCCAATTGTGGTGGTATCCTAGTGTAGCCCAACGTAATTTTGGTAATAGTTCTTTAGCTTTGTTGCTAGCAACACATAAGTCCCACCAGGCATCACCGTCACCCAAAACATCATGGGCATCTAAGTTTAATTTATGTGGTTTTCTTGAGTaatcttttaaacattttataatccAATATCGCTGACCATCACTAGTAAATGGATTCTTTATGAAGATAAGCCCTAATAATAAAGTCAAGATATGTATAATGCATTTACTCCCTTTTTGTCATGTCAACATACATACCTGGAATATCAAAAAATTCATAGATTTGCCAGTCTTCCACCGGTTTCAACCCTAACTCATACTGACATTGTTCATTTAAGAACTTCTTTCTGAAATTAGTCCTAAGGGTAACCTAGAAAGCAACAaggttttataaattaaaaatgtacataaatatcATAAGTTACAACTTACATGATTGTTACTGGGACCATTTAAATCGATCACATCTTTCAAATCAGGAGGTGAGTTTCGactcttataatatttaaagcTATCTCGAAACATAACTTTGAACCACGGGCGTCGCCATTTTGTTCTTTAATTCACTCGCGCATTTCCAGGCGTCGCTGGTGTTTCTGTCAAACGATTCAGGAAGGTAATTCGAAAGTAGATGTTAACTCAGATTCTTATGCAGGATAACTAAATGCTTCAGATGTTTGAAGAAGAATGTCATTTTGACCCGGTTGCGGTACGCGGACGATCGAAAGTATCGATCCCGGTGTCATTAACCATTTCAGCATGGCATTTCGTCGAGGCTACACGGAAATATCGGGGCACTGTCGGTGTGGTTCGTCGATCGTTTAACCAACACACAGGTAAACAATCGAAGATGAATCTATGATGCGACAAGTGACTAAGACACGAAAGGATATTCGACGACCGGATACGCGAACGTCGTACCGTGCCATTACGATTATTCGATTTGCTTACGATTAGCATAAATATCATCATCGCCGTCGCGAACATTAATACTGAGATACGTATCGAAAAAGTACGGGTTTCAATTAGCTTCTTTCCACAAGCTGGCCCGCACGCACACGGTAATGGACTGTGACTAATTTTAGAGCGTAATTTTCGCATAATAACGCTGCCGGGAAATCTATGATTTCATAGAGCCGAAGAGAGGCACGCCGGCCGACTTCAAGGCTTTTCGAAAGCTTCGAGCGAATTAATAGCGCACGCCGCGTTAATAATCGTCCATTACCATCGCTTCTATTCTCCATAAATTCCATCCACCCACCCACCCTGCGTAAGTCTCGATTTACTGTTCACCTGTAAGAATACGAGCGAACCTCGATCCAGTTCTTGGATCTCCGCGACGTGAAATGTCACGTTCATTATTATACCGTTTTCTCCCCTTGGGAGGGTATACGGTCATCTGAAATTCCTCAAAACTGAAATTACACCTCACGAGAAACGCAGATTAACCCTACAACAGCGTTCGCTTTCCGTGGCTTGTCAAATAGGTCATGCGCAACTCGATCTTAACCTTAAACGTTTGAGCGGGAAGCAGTCCTTACTAATAAAactctttttcttcgtttcaaagCATAGATGCTAGCATAAATGAAACGTCAACCATTTCCAAAGTTTCGCACTCATAGAATTAAGCCGCGAAACGTTCCAATTGGATCGTTCGTAGAAGCACCAAACATCTTTCACCATATCGTCACGACCAAGCAATTCCACAAGCGAGGGAAAGGGACAGAATCCGAGCCAGAGGTAAAGTTGCCTGAAAGCAACGCGCTGCAGAATATCGGTACGTTAACCCTTTCTCAGCCGATGCCGGGTCACTTCTGACCCGACTCTTCGGTGTTAGGAAATCAGTGTTAGGAAAGTATGCTACCGCATAGAAAGCATTATCCGAAAATGCACTCTCTAGTGCCTGTCTCGATTAGCTTAGATACAAGGTTCCGTTTTTAATTTGCATTAATTTCAGTTGCCGCATGAACAACTCGAGCCTGATCTACACGGTTATACTACGTTTGGTAAACAGCGACGTCTCCGTAACATGTACGACGCGTCGACACCGCGAAAGGATGAAGCTCATTAACAAGATTCGTTGGCAGGGCAATAAACACGTAAGAAAATTTCAGCGCGGGTCACGAGTAACCCGACGTCGGCTTTCCACGATGCAACCTAAGGATCGGGGGTTAAGGGAGCGCGTATTCTCTCTGACAGTTTCATGTCAACAAATGTCGTGCCCGCAGAGTCGCGCCCAGCCGTGAGCCAGGCCTGCAACCGGAGGCACTCGCAGCGTATTCGCGAGATCGGCCAATCGGGCTGCTCGGTCACGACACCGCAGTCCAATCGGCGCCCGTCCCGGTGACGGCAGTCGCTAAAAATAACCCGTATATATCTAGGCCGGTCGCGACCGCGAATTATCCACAGTCGTGCGCCGGCAGCCGACGGGGAAGGACGGTGTGCGCCGTACCCGGGACACACGCTGTGCTGTTCGCACTGAAAAGAAAAAGGTAGGAGAACCACACGCAACCAAAACAACCGTGCCTTCCATCTCTACACGTGATAAAGCTCTTTTGTAGGTCGACCAGCGAGCACACGCGGCTATTCTCGTAATACTGCTCGAGGGTGTACCGAGTCGAGGCCTCGCGACGTTTCGTTCGGGATTCCCGCGACAAATTGTCAGGCGTTCCTGTATCTGGTGACATTTGTCCTTTAGACCGATTTTCGAAGCGATAGCGACCCCTCGAAGAATCACGCTGTCGGTGCTCACGAGGAAAACGGACCGCTACGGATGTTCCCTTTCGTTTGATGTCTCTTGTACATGAATTTAAAGTTGTCCGACGTGCTGTAGATTCTATATAATTGTTGGTTCTAGTAACATTGTTTGCCGAAGAACACCGGTCAAATCTTGGCTAACGACACAGATGAAATACGGATTGTGTTGTTAGAGCTAACGATCTCGAACAAAGATCAATTAATTCCGTTAAACTAGGGAATAATTATTCATGTCTGTACGTGTGATTTTACTTGGAGATTTCGTGAGACTTTTGTTGACTGTTCTGTTACTCTTGTATCGATAGCGTGAGAGGGCCGCAGATCGCAAATATTGAAACTACAATGCAAAATTGTAATTGGACATGGTTTAGCAAACAAATCGTTTGAATGTACGTTTGATCGCTTAGCGTGAATTGCATTTGTTTGCCGCTTTCTTGAACTCTCGTTTCCATTGtacttatttttgtttcattgtcCAGCATCTGACAATTCTCGCGGGTACGACGTTTCCCCCAAATCCTGCCTGACGTGTATCGAAAATCGCGTATCGGCGATTGAAAGATAATGGAATACGTAGGAACAGGTGCCAAAGTAATCGTGGTATGATCTTCTATCGGCGAGAACACCGCGAAGATCGAGTTCGCAACAATTCAAGGTCGCGCGGCTACCGAGCGGAGCTTTATTACGAACATGTTGCATTATTACAGCAACAGTCGAGAGAAGAATATGTTAAACGCGACGTTTACTCCGCGACGTGGGTACGTTATCGTTCGCCTCTCAATTTTTacctattttttttctttcttcttcttcgttctttttttttcgctcgCTGTTTCTCATTAACGCACAGCTATTTCCCCGACATCACTGGCTGAATAGCAATAACTCCCCGACAACATTTCACTACCGTCTAATCGAGCGATCGTTCGCGGCAGATACCGCGGTAAAACATGTGTTTCCATGAAGTTGACTGTAATGTCGACTATCGGTTCACGTGATACCAGAGCCGCGCCAAAAGCGCACGAGGAAAAACTGTTATTCATAGTTGTTAGCGCAACTAAAGGCGATTTGTTTTCCCCATCCATCGAGGGAACGAGCAATCTTTTATCGAACTCTCTTAATGCATTCTTCACTATGAAAACCGTTTAGGGATGAAGGTAACAGCAATTAGAAATTTGTGACATTTACACGTTTCAATGTCTCCGAAGAAGACTACTAGAACGAAGTAATCACATTTAAGtagaaattcgatttttaacactagtactaccaaatgggtcaaaataacccactccttaattttttcttttgtgattactgaaaaggtatctcttcgaaaaatgattaaagaagctgattaagtaatacctaaactgaaatataagctgattgaaatcttaataaatttacgctgttagcttttataaagacattttaaaaagacggtttaagtgctcggtagttctagtgttaatgggtCGATGGACGTTCCCCCTTGTTTGATTTTACAAGTACAAATTTTTCTGTCGAGACAGTTGATCAAAGGCGCAGGCTGAAGTTGTTTGGTAGGTGTCACTCACAAACACTATGACTGCGTGCGCATATGTGCGCGTATGCGTCGGGCATTTGTCAGCGGACCGATGACACCTGAGGATGCACTCGTAATAATGCACGATTAGTGTCACGGAGAACATCCGACGTGTAGTGGGGAACCTTAAATATAGCAAAACAGAACATTGGCAACATCGTCACGAAtcttgggggggggggggctatATAGCATCCTCACACGGTACCAATGCTCTTCATTGCACAACACCTCGGTTAAACTAAACATTTGAACTGAACGTTCGCCCACGGTTTTCTTTCTCGCCCGCTTTCGTTTCTCCTTTCGAGTCCTCTGGTCTAGAGACTTTCGAATCCAGATGAATGGTTCCCTGCTTTTTTTTATAAACTGttgtaattttacatttttttttaaattacaattttgatacCGAATTAAG includes:
- the LOC116431162 gene encoding arylalkylamine N-acetyltransferase 1, whose product is MDLFPYEPLPTKGGARVENPFSARKIRAVTTPKMSSDHLTVVEVPENRFDEAIHHLRWNFFSDEPLNHAVGLCNKGESQYELERHCLLTLKQGYSRMLVDQDGTIAGMALNGILKEGEREEAERRLAELSDEKFKIIFGLLYKVNEKVDLFAKYNVSELFECRILSVDENFRGKGLANILMADSIETARKAGYKVFKADATGMFSQKVCLKHGFQVEAEIPYAELDDWIRPAPPHQALKLMVKILN
- the Vha36-1 gene encoding V-type proton ATPase subunit Vha36-1, producing the protein MSGKDKLPIFPSRGAQMLMKSRLQGAQKGHGLLKKKADALQMRFRLILGKIIETKTLMGEVMKEAAFSLAEAKFTTGDFNQVVLQNVTKAQIKIRSKKDNVAGVNLPVFESYQDGTDTYELAGLARGGQQLAKLKKNYQRAVKLLVELASLQTSFVTLDEVIKITNRRVNAIEHVIIPRIERTLAYIISELDELEREEFYRLKKIQDKKKQAKSKLEAARAEMLASGNDMEAPNMLDEGDDDILF
- the AlkB gene encoding alpha-ketoglutarate-dependent dioxygenase AlkB, with amino-acid sequence MFRDSFKYYKSRNSPPDLKDVIDLNGPSNNHVTLRTNFRKKFLNEQCQYELGLKPVEDWQIYEFFDIPGLIFIKNPFTSDGQRYWIIKCLKDYSRKPHKLNLDAHDVLGDGDAWWDLCVASNKAKELLPKLRWATLGYHHNWDTKLYSEASKTEMPNELSLLTSVLANTLHFMDFKAEAAIINYYRMNSTLAGHTDHSEVNSNAPLFSISFGQTAIFLIGGHKQDDPANAILLRSGDIIVMSGESRLRYHGVPKILSATTTPWVQEERSENKKQYQWHPDDWNKAETYISEARINMNVRQVLKPGQTSLL